DNA from Palaemon carinicauda isolate YSFRI2023 chromosome 26, ASM3689809v2, whole genome shotgun sequence:
ctctatctttcttctactgtaattatcttgagcccaacttcgtgtgatatttcatgcattctggtaagcaagcattacaaatcctgtggtgtttttctattaaggacagcatcatcagcatactctaggtgtgctaatttcctgttactaatccagtccaatccttctccgccatctccaactgttctacgtattacaaaaatccatgaggaggaaaaactacataggcgacaacacatcccctttgagtattccactgttcactagaaattcatttgataagactccactaacattaactttgcacatgctatgctcacgaacagacttaatcaagtttacatatttaagacgaattccataataatgcacataccatgtatatgtatatatttatatatgttcgtgtgtgtatgtgcgtgtgtgagttAGTGTGTGTTGACTAATGATGCAAAAATAGATACTTATGAATCAAGTCAATACTAACTTTCCCCTGTGAGAATTATTCCTGCCATTCTGCCTTTTCCTATTCTGCTGTTCTTGTCCTTGTTTTGATCGTCCATTTCCTTTCCCTTGATGAGATTTGCTTTCATCATTCATCATTTGTCCTTTTGGCTTCCCTTTTCCATtcgtttcttcttttccttctttctttttctgGCCGTATCCTTCAGCACCACCAGGTTTTCCGTTCATTTTCAAAACTCCCTTGAGATTTTTACTACTCTCTTTGTTCTCTGTTATTTGGGGTTTATATTCTTCCCCAATCCCACCCATTCCTCCTTTTTGCTCTTCTTTGGGCTTGCTCTCTTCTCCACTACCACCTACTCCTCCTTTTTGCTCTTTTTTGGGGATGCTCTCTTCCCCACTCCCAACAATTCCTCCTTTTAGCTCTTCTTTGGGGCTGCTCTCTTCCCCAGTCCCACTGGTTTCCCCCTTCTGCTCTTCTTCGGGTTTGCTCTCCTCCCAGTCCCACCTGTTCCTCCCTTCTGCTCTTCTTCGGGTTTGCTCTCTTCCCCAGTCCCACTTGTTCCCCCCTTCTGCTCTTCTTTGGGTTTGCTCTCTTCCCCAGTCCCACCTGTTCCTCCCTTCTGCACTTCTTCGGGTTTGCTCTCTTCCCCAGTCCCACCTGTTCCTCCCGTTTGCTCTTCTTTGGGCTTGCTCTCTTCCCCAGTCCCACCTACTCCTCCTTTTTGCTCTTCTTCTTTGCCTCCAGTTTCTTCCTCGTTATCCTGCTCCCCATTGCTTCCTTCACCGCCTTCCTCTGCTCCTGCAGATGCCCCAATCTGAGTTTCGTCAGCTTCAACCTGTCCTGCAGAAGGCAACGCCTTAGCCTGACCACTTGCTTTCTGCTCTTGAGAACCTTCAGGCTGAGTTTCTTCACTCTGTTGCTTAGCTTCCGATTGTCCATCTTGCTTTCTGAATCTTCTTCTGCAGGAGTTTCTCCTTCTGGAGATTTC
Protein-coding regions in this window:
- the LOC137619932 gene encoding cylicin-2-like, with amino-acid sequence MDNRKLSNRKASGQAKALPSAGQVEADETQIGASAGAEEGGEGSNGEQDNEEETGGKEEEQKGGVGGTGEESKPKEEQTGGTGGTGEESKPEEVQKGGTGGTGEESKPKEEQKGGTSGTGEESKPEEEQKGGTGGTGRRANPKKSRRGKPVGLGKRAAPKKS